GTTTTAAGGCTTTTATTCATAACTTATTCAGCTCCGCTTGCCCTAATTTATAATTGCTGCGATTTTCTAAAGATAGATTGAGATTAAATCGCGCGATTAATTTCTCAACCCTACAGAAGAAGAACCATTAGGAGTAGTGTAAAAACTTGGAGGCGATAATAACCTATTATCTTTTTGAGCTTTAGAACGATCCCAAACAGCCCAAGGCATTTGTCCTTTGGTGTACATTTGGTCGAAGATCATTTTTTCTTTGAGAGTATCCATACACGCCCAGAAACCTGGATTTCTATAGCCAATGAGTTCTTTTTTAGCGATCAAGCGTTGAAAAGGTTCTACAACCAACTCCTCTCCAGGTTCGATATAGTCAAAAATTTCTTTTTTAAAGACAAAAAAGCCGCCATTGATCCATAAATCGGATTTGCTCACAGGTTCAATCTTTTCTACTATAGCCTCATCTTCTAAGGACACAACGTGAAAAGATTGGGAAGGCTGTACGCACAAGAAACTGGCTGTTTTATTAGCTCTGTAAAAGCGATCGAGGTATAGATTGAGATCTAGATCGCTAAGTCCATCGCCATAGTTAGCCATGAATACTTCTTCACCTTCTAAGTAGGGCTTCACCGCCAACAATCTCTGCCCGATATTATTTTGCAATCCCGTATCGATAAAGGAAATTCGCCAATCTTCCATGTCGTTATCGTAAAGATGTACGGTTCTGCCACCATTTGAGAGAACAAAGTTATTTGATAGACATTCGTTGTAATTGAGAAAATAGTTTTTGATATAGTCACCCCGATAACCGAGACACAAAATAAAGTCTTTGTGTCCAAAATGAGCGTAATAACGCATCAAATGCCAAATCATCGGTCTGTAGCCTATCTCTACCATAGGTTTGGGAACAGTTTGAGAATGCTCTCTCAAACGCGTTCCAAAACCACCACAAAATAGAACGACTTTCATATAATTCTCCTAATTATTAGTTATTAATTGAATTTCCGAAACACTGGTTGCACTGTTCGTCCGACCAAATATTTTTCTACACCTTCTTCTAGTGCCTGATGATAAACATCTAAGGCTTCGGCAATTGCTTCTATGGTTCTTTGAATATCTTCGTCTCGATGAGAAAAACTTACGACCAAAGAAGGCGCAATGATGCCTCGTTTGATAATCTCCTGTAGGAACAAAGTCCGAAACGCTTGCGATCGCTCTTTATCGCCATCTTTAGTTACATAAATTAGATTACAGGGTTTACCAGCAACGCTAAAATATTCTTCTAGTTGCCGAGTGGCGATCACCTGATTGATTCCCTCAATTAATTTTTTTCCTTGGCGATCAAGATATTCGACTACATTTTCTTCTTGATATATTCTCATTACTTCCATAGCTGCTGCTAGTGAATGAGTTTCTGCCCCAAAAGTGGTAGAAAGAAGAAAAACTCGTTCGCGATCATGCTGTATTCCTCCTAATTCCATAATTTCCCTTTTACCTGCTAAAGCGGCAATGGAAAAACCGTTGCCCATTCCTTTACCAAAGGTAGAAAGATCGGGAACGATCTGATGTACCTTCTGTGCGCCT
This DNA window, taken from Pleurocapsa sp. FMAR1, encodes the following:
- a CDS encoding glucose-1-phosphate cytidylyltransferase produces the protein MKVVLFCGGFGTRLREHSQTVPKPMVEIGYRPMIWHLMRYYAHFGHKDFILCLGYRGDYIKNYFLNYNECLSNNFVLSNGGRTVHLYDNDMEDWRISFIDTGLQNNIGQRLLAVKPYLEGEEVFMANYGDGLSDLDLNLYLDRFYRANKTASFLCVQPSQSFHVVSLEDEAIVEKIEPVSKSDLWINGGFFVFKKEIFDYIEPGEELVVEPFQRLIAKKELIGYRNPGFWACMDTLKEKMIFDQMYTKGQMPWAVWDRSKAQKDNRLLSPPSFYTTPNGSSSVGLRN